One Mycolicibacterium goodii genomic region harbors:
- a CDS encoding acetylornithine transaminase, with product MSLQDRWQAVMMNNYGTPPLALVSGDGAVVTDADGREYLDLLGGIAVNLLGHRHPAVIDAVTAQLNTLGHTSNLYATEPGIALAEALVAQLGTQARAFFCNSGTEANEVAFKITRLTGKTKLVAADGAFHGRTMGSLALTGQPSKQAPFEPLPGHVVHVPYGDVAALEAAVDDETAAVFLEPIMGEGGVVVPPAGYLAAAREITTKRGALLVLDEVQTGIGRTGAFFAHQHDGIVPDVVTLAKGLGGGLPIGACLAVGATGDLLTPGLHGSTFGGNPVCTAAGLAVLKTLAAEDLVSRAGVLGKTLSHGIEELGHPLIERVRGMGLLQGIVLTAPSAKAVETAARDAGFLVNAAAPEVVRLAPPLIITEAQIEAFLTALPAVLDTAAEDK from the coding sequence ATGAGTCTGCAGGACCGCTGGCAGGCGGTGATGATGAACAACTACGGCACGCCGCCGCTCGCGCTGGTCAGCGGTGACGGGGCCGTGGTCACCGACGCGGACGGCCGCGAGTATCTGGACCTGCTCGGCGGCATCGCGGTGAACCTGCTGGGGCACCGGCATCCCGCGGTGATCGACGCGGTCACCGCGCAGCTCAACACCCTGGGCCACACGTCGAACCTGTACGCCACCGAACCTGGTATCGCCCTCGCCGAGGCGCTCGTGGCGCAACTGGGCACGCAGGCGCGCGCGTTCTTCTGCAACTCGGGCACCGAGGCCAACGAGGTGGCTTTCAAGATCACCCGCCTCACCGGAAAGACCAAACTCGTTGCGGCAGACGGTGCTTTCCACGGCCGCACGATGGGCTCGCTGGCGCTGACGGGACAGCCCAGCAAGCAGGCCCCGTTCGAACCGTTGCCCGGCCACGTCGTGCACGTGCCCTACGGCGACGTCGCCGCGCTTGAGGCGGCCGTCGACGACGAGACCGCAGCGGTGTTCCTGGAGCCGATCATGGGGGAGGGCGGCGTGGTCGTCCCGCCCGCCGGCTACCTGGCCGCGGCCCGCGAGATCACCACGAAACGCGGTGCGTTGCTTGTGCTCGACGAGGTGCAGACCGGCATCGGCCGCACCGGTGCGTTCTTCGCGCACCAGCACGACGGGATCGTCCCGGACGTGGTGACCCTGGCCAAGGGGCTGGGCGGCGGGCTGCCGATCGGCGCGTGCCTGGCCGTCGGCGCGACCGGTGACCTGCTCACCCCGGGACTGCACGGGAGCACGTTCGGCGGCAACCCGGTGTGTACGGCGGCTGGTCTTGCCGTGCTAAAGACCTTGGCCGCCGAGGATCTCGTCTCTCGGGCCGGTGTGCTCGGCAAGACCCTGAGCCACGGCATCGAGGAACTGGGGCACCCGCTCATCGAGCGCGTGCGCGGCATGGGTCTGTTGCAGGGCATCGTGCTGACCGCCCCGTCGGCGAAAGCCGTCGAGACCGCCGCGCGTGACGCCGGGTTCCTGGTGAACGCGGCCGCCCCCGAGGTGGTGCGGCTCGCACCACCGCTGATCATCACCGAAGCACAGATCGAGGCGTTCCTGACGGCGCTGCCCGCTGTGCTCGACACTGCTGCGGAGGACAAATGA
- the argF gene encoding ornithine carbamoyltransferase, with amino-acid sequence MIRHFLRDDDLSPDEQAEVLTLAADLKKAPFSRRPLEGPRGVAVIFEKNSTRTRFSFEMGIAQLGGHAVVVDGRSTQLGREETLEDTGQVLSRYVDAIVWRTFAQERLTAMASGSTVPIVNALSDEFHPCQVLADLQTLVERKGKLAGLRMTYFGDGANNMAHSLMLGGVTAGVHVTIAAPDGFEPDPRFVDAARRRAAETGATVTLTEDPKAGADGADVLVTDTWTSMGQENDGLDRVRPFRPFQVNADLLKLADPAAVVLHCLPAHRGHEITDDVIDGPQSAVFDEAENRLHAQKALLVWLLEKR; translated from the coding sequence ATGATCCGGCATTTCCTGCGTGACGACGATCTGTCGCCCGACGAACAGGCCGAGGTGCTCACCCTGGCCGCCGATCTCAAGAAGGCGCCGTTCTCGCGGCGTCCGCTGGAGGGCCCGCGCGGTGTCGCGGTGATATTCGAGAAGAACTCGACACGGACCCGGTTCTCGTTCGAGATGGGCATCGCCCAGCTCGGCGGTCACGCTGTCGTGGTCGACGGTCGCAGCACGCAACTGGGGCGCGAGGAAACCCTCGAAGACACCGGCCAGGTCCTGTCGCGCTACGTCGACGCGATCGTGTGGCGGACCTTCGCGCAGGAGCGACTGACCGCGATGGCCTCCGGCTCGACCGTGCCGATCGTCAATGCGCTGTCCGACGAGTTCCATCCGTGCCAGGTGCTGGCCGATCTGCAGACCCTCGTCGAACGCAAGGGCAAGCTGGCCGGGCTGCGCATGACGTACTTCGGCGACGGCGCGAACAACATGGCGCACTCGCTGATGCTGGGCGGTGTGACGGCGGGCGTCCACGTCACGATCGCCGCACCGGACGGCTTCGAGCCCGACCCCCGGTTCGTCGACGCCGCACGCCGGCGTGCCGCCGAGACCGGCGCGACCGTCACCCTCACCGAGGACCCGAAGGCCGGGGCCGACGGCGCCGACGTGCTGGTGACCGACACGTGGACGTCGATGGGACAGGAGAACGACGGCCTGGATCGCGTGCGTCCGTTCCGTCCGTTCCAGGTCAACGCCGACCTGCTCAAGCTCGCCGACCCGGCGGCCGTGGTGCTGCACTGCCTGCCGGCCCATCGGGGCCACGAGATCACCGACGACGTGATCGACGGCCCGCAGAGCGCGGTGTTCGACGAGGCCGAGAACCGGCTGCACGCCCAGAAGGCGCTGTTGGTCTGGTTGCTGGAGAAGCGGTGA
- a CDS encoding argininosuccinate synthase: protein MSERVILAYSGGLDTSVAISWIGKETGKEVVAVAIDLGQGGEDMEVVRQRALDCGAVEAVVVDARDEFADEYCLPTIQSNALYMDRYPLVSAISRPLIVKHLVKAAREHGGSVVAHGCTGKGNDQVRFEVGFASLAPDLEVLAPVRDYAWTREKAIAFAEENAIPINVTKRSPFSIDQNVWGRAVETGFLEHLWNAPTKDVYDYTEDPTVNWSTPDEVIIGFEKGVPVSIDGRPVTVLQAIEELNRRAGAQGVGRLDVVEDRLVGIKSREIYEAPGAMVLITAHTELEHVTLERELGRFKRHTDQKWGELVYDGLWYSPLKRALEAFVAHTQEHVSGEIRLVLHGGHIAVNGRRSAESLYDFNLATYDEGDSFDQSAAKGFVHLHGLSSRISAKRDLGL from the coding sequence ATGTCCGAACGCGTCATCCTGGCGTACTCCGGGGGTCTCGATACCTCGGTGGCGATCAGCTGGATCGGCAAGGAAACCGGCAAGGAGGTCGTCGCCGTCGCCATCGACCTCGGCCAGGGCGGCGAGGATATGGAAGTGGTGCGTCAGCGCGCACTGGACTGCGGCGCCGTCGAGGCCGTCGTCGTCGATGCGCGCGACGAGTTCGCCGACGAATACTGCTTGCCGACAATCCAGTCCAACGCGCTCTACATGGACCGCTACCCGCTCGTGTCGGCGATCAGCCGGCCGTTGATCGTCAAGCATCTCGTCAAGGCGGCCCGCGAACACGGCGGCAGCGTCGTCGCGCACGGCTGCACCGGCAAGGGCAACGACCAGGTGCGGTTCGAGGTCGGATTCGCCTCGTTGGCGCCGGATCTCGAGGTGCTGGCCCCGGTCCGCGACTACGCGTGGACCCGCGAGAAGGCCATCGCGTTCGCCGAGGAGAACGCGATCCCGATCAACGTCACCAAGCGTTCGCCGTTCTCGATCGACCAGAACGTCTGGGGCCGCGCGGTGGAGACCGGTTTCCTGGAACACCTCTGGAACGCCCCCACCAAGGACGTCTACGACTACACCGAGGACCCCACCGTCAACTGGAGCACCCCTGACGAGGTCATCATCGGCTTCGAGAAGGGTGTCCCGGTCTCCATCGACGGCCGCCCGGTCACGGTGCTGCAGGCCATCGAGGAACTCAACCGTCGCGCGGGTGCGCAGGGTGTCGGCCGGCTCGACGTCGTCGAGGACCGTCTCGTCGGAATCAAGAGCCGCGAGATCTACGAGGCCCCCGGCGCCATGGTGCTCATCACCGCTCACACCGAACTCGAGCACGTCACGCTCGAACGTGAGCTCGGCCGGTTCAAGCGCCACACCGACCAGAAGTGGGGCGAGCTGGTGTACGACGGCCTGTGGTACTCGCCGCTCAAGCGCGCGCTGGAGGCGTTCGTCGCGCACACCCAGGAGCATGTCTCCGGTGAGATCCGGCTCGTCCTGCACGGGGGCCACATCGCCGTCAACGGCCGACGCAGTGCGGAATCGCTGTACGACTTCAACCTCGCGACCTACGACGAGGGCGACAGCTTCGACCAGTCGGCGGCCAAGGGTTTCGTGCACCTACACGGTTTGTCGTCGCGGATCTCGGCCAAGCGCGACCTGGGTCTCTAG
- a CDS encoding arginine repressor, protein MTASTRAGRQARIVALLSSHSVRSQSELAAMLAAEGIEVTQATLSRDLEELGAVKLRGADGGVGVYVVPEDGSPVRGVSGGTERLARLLGELLVSTDASANLAVLRTPPGAAHYLAAAIDRAALPYVVGTVAGDDTILVVAREPMTGAELAGTLENLN, encoded by the coding sequence GTGACGGCGTCGACCCGGGCCGGGAGGCAGGCGCGCATCGTCGCGTTGCTGTCGTCGCACTCGGTGCGCAGCCAGAGCGAGCTGGCCGCGATGCTGGCCGCCGAGGGCATCGAGGTCACTCAGGCCACGTTGTCGCGTGATCTGGAGGAGCTCGGCGCGGTGAAACTGCGCGGCGCCGACGGCGGCGTCGGCGTATACGTCGTGCCCGAGGACGGCAGCCCCGTGCGCGGTGTCTCGGGCGGCACCGAGCGGTTGGCCCGGTTGCTGGGGGAGTTGCTGGTGTCCACCGACGCCAGCGCTAACCTTGCCGTGCTGCGCACTCCGCCCGGGGCTGCGCACTACCTGGCTGCGGCCATCGACCGTGCGGCGCTGCCCTACGTGGTCGGCACCGTCGCCGGGGACGACACCATCCTGGTGGTGGCGCGGGAGCCCATGACCGGTGCCGAGCTCGCAGGCACCCTCGAGAACTTGAATTAG
- the argB gene encoding acetylglutamate kinase, translating into MSTPSIDRGVKADVLASALPWLKQLHGKIVVVKYGGNAMTDETLKAAFAADMVFLRNCGIHPVVVHGGGPQISAMLKRLGIEGDFKGGFRVTTPEVLDVARMVLFGQVGRELVNLINAHGPYAVGVTGEDAQLFTAVRRNVTVDGVATDIGLVGDVEHVNAGSLLDLIAAGRIPVVSTIAPDADGLVYNINADTAAAALAEALGAEKLVMLTDIEGLYTDWPDRNSLVSEIDTAALTQLLPTLESGMVPKIEACLRAVNGGVPSAHVIDGRVEHCVLVELFTDEGTGTKVVPQ; encoded by the coding sequence ATGAGCACCCCGTCCATCGACCGCGGGGTCAAGGCCGACGTCCTCGCCTCGGCACTGCCGTGGCTCAAGCAACTGCACGGCAAGATCGTGGTGGTCAAGTACGGCGGCAACGCCATGACCGACGAGACGCTCAAGGCCGCGTTCGCCGCCGACATGGTGTTCCTGCGCAACTGCGGTATCCATCCCGTGGTGGTGCACGGCGGCGGCCCGCAGATCAGCGCGATGCTGAAACGGCTCGGCATCGAAGGCGATTTCAAGGGCGGCTTCCGCGTCACCACCCCCGAGGTGCTCGACGTCGCACGCATGGTGCTGTTCGGCCAGGTGGGCCGCGAACTGGTCAACCTCATCAATGCGCACGGCCCCTACGCGGTCGGTGTCACCGGCGAGGACGCCCAGTTGTTTACCGCGGTGCGGCGCAACGTCACCGTCGACGGCGTGGCCACCGACATCGGCCTGGTCGGCGACGTCGAACACGTCAACGCCGGTTCACTGCTGGATCTCATTGCCGCCGGCCGTATCCCGGTGGTCTCCACCATCGCTCCCGACGCCGACGGCCTCGTGTACAACATCAACGCCGACACCGCGGCGGCCGCGTTGGCCGAGGCACTCGGCGCCGAGAAGCTCGTGATGCTCACCGACATCGAAGGTCTCTACACCGACTGGCCCGACCGCAATTCGCTGGTCAGCGAGATCGACACCGCCGCGCTGACCCAGCTGCTGCCGACCCTCGAATCGGGCATGGTGCCCAAGATCGAGGCGTGCCTGCGTGCGGTCAACGGCGGTGTGCCGAGCGCGCACGTGATCGACGGCCGCGTCGAACACTGCGTGCTCGTGGAGCTTTTCACCGACGAAGGGACCGGAACCAAGGTGGTGCCCCAATGA
- the argH gene encoding argininosuccinate lyase yields the protein MGTNEGSLWGGRFADGPSDALAALSKSTHFDWVLAPYDIQASKAHARVLHRAGLLTDEQRDGLIAGLDSLGADVADGSFEPLPTDEDVHGALERGLIDRVGPDLGGRLRAGRSRNDQVATLFRLWLRDAVRRVADGVLEVVNALAVQAAAHPAAIMPGKTHLQAAQPILLAHHLLAHAHPLLRDVHRLADFDDRTAVSPYGSGALAGSSLGLDPDAIAEDLGFSSAADNSVDATAARDFAAEAAFVFAQIGVDLSRLAEDIILWSSTEFGYVTLHDAWSTGSSIMPQKKNPDIAELARGKSGRLIGNLTGLLATLKAQPLAYNRDLQEDKEPVFDSVAQLELLLPAMAGLVGTLTFHEERMAELAPAGYTLATDIAEWLVRQGVPFRIAHEAAGAAVKVAEGRGVGLDELTDDEFASINVALTPAVREVLTVEGSVNARNARGGTAPAQVAKQLGAVRKSMEELRIRLS from the coding sequence ATGGGCACCAACGAAGGCTCGCTGTGGGGCGGTCGGTTCGCCGACGGCCCCTCCGACGCCCTTGCGGCACTGAGCAAGTCGACGCATTTCGACTGGGTGCTCGCGCCCTACGACATCCAGGCGTCGAAGGCTCATGCCCGGGTGCTGCACCGTGCCGGGCTGCTCACCGACGAACAGCGCGACGGCCTGATCGCCGGTCTGGACAGCCTCGGTGCCGACGTCGCCGACGGCAGCTTCGAGCCGCTGCCCACCGACGAGGACGTGCACGGCGCGTTGGAGCGCGGCCTGATCGACCGTGTCGGACCCGATCTCGGTGGCCGGCTGCGGGCCGGTCGGTCCCGCAACGACCAGGTGGCCACGCTGTTCCGGTTGTGGCTGCGCGACGCGGTGCGCCGCGTCGCCGATGGTGTGCTCGAGGTGGTCAACGCGCTGGCGGTGCAGGCCGCCGCGCATCCCGCCGCGATCATGCCGGGCAAGACCCACCTGCAGGCGGCACAGCCCATCCTGTTGGCCCATCACCTGCTCGCACACGCGCATCCGTTGCTGCGCGACGTCCACCGGCTCGCCGACTTCGACGACCGAACCGCGGTGTCCCCGTACGGTTCGGGGGCGCTGGCCGGCTCGTCGCTGGGCCTCGATCCCGACGCCATCGCCGAGGACCTCGGATTCTCTTCGGCCGCAGACAATTCCGTCGACGCGACCGCGGCCAGGGATTTCGCGGCGGAGGCGGCGTTCGTGTTCGCCCAGATCGGCGTCGACCTGTCACGGCTCGCCGAGGACATCATCCTGTGGAGCTCGACCGAGTTCGGTTACGTGACACTGCACGACGCGTGGTCGACGGGCAGTTCGATCATGCCGCAGAAGAAGAACCCCGACATCGCCGAGTTGGCCCGAGGCAAGTCCGGTCGGCTCATCGGCAACCTCACCGGTCTGCTCGCCACGCTCAAGGCGCAGCCGTTGGCCTACAACCGCGATCTGCAGGAGGACAAGGAACCGGTCTTCGACTCGGTGGCCCAGCTGGAGTTGCTGCTGCCGGCCATGGCGGGACTCGTCGGCACCCTGACCTTTCACGAGGAGCGCATGGCCGAGCTCGCGCCGGCGGGCTACACCTTGGCCACCGACATCGCCGAATGGCTTGTCCGCCAGGGTGTTCCGTTCCGCATCGCGCACGAAGCCGCGGGTGCGGCGGTGAAGGTCGCCGAAGGTCGCGGTGTCGGTCTCGACGAACTCACCGACGACGAGTTCGCGTCGATCAACGTGGCGCTCACCCCGGCGGTGCGCGAGGTGCTGACCGTCGAGGGGTCGGTCAACGCACGCAACGCCCGCGGCGGCACGGCGCCTGCCCAGGTGGCCAAGCAGCTCGGGGCGGTACGCAAGAGCATGGAAGAGCTTAGGATCCGGTTGAGCTGA